A window of the Brassica napus cultivar Da-Ae chromosome A2, Da-Ae, whole genome shotgun sequence genome harbors these coding sequences:
- the LOC111207576 gene encoding lon protease homolog 1, mitochondrial: MKGFETHLLRLQPSSPPPSLSNGFLPQRQGVTNLKVPNFRLRSPSSPSMLKLFSSSTASRAHHHLSPAIRPGASSVESPFFKALSHLTGLNRRSTSLGGRRVFFCSDNASDAAAAAAAEAEAKAAESDSDGADAKSSSAIVPTNPRPEDCLTVLALPVAHRPLFPGFYMPIYVKDPKVLAALQESRRRQAPYAGAFLLKDDPSTDSSSSTDMEKNINELKGKDLLKRLHEVGTLAQISSIQGDQVILVGHRRLRITEMVSEEPLTVKVDHLKDKPFDMDDDVIKATSFEVISTLRDVLKTSSLWRDHVQTYTQHIGEFTYPRLADFGAAICGANRHQAQEVLEELDVHKRLRLTLELMKKEREISKIQETIAKAIEEKISGEQRRYLLNEQLKAIKKELGVETDDKSALSEKFKERIDPNKEKIPAHVLQVIEEELTKLQLLEASSSEFNVTRNYLDWLTILPWGNYSDENFDVVRAQQILDEDHYGLSDVKERILEFIAVGRLRGTSQGKIICLSGPPGVGKTSIGRSIARALNRKFFRFSVGGLADVAEIKGHRRTYVGAMPGKMVQCLKSVGTANPLVLIDEIDKLGRGHAGDPASALLELLDPEQNANFLDHYLDVTIDLSKVLFVCTANVIDMIPNPLLDRMEVISIAGYITDEKVHIARDYLEKTARGDCGIKPEQVEVSDAALLSLIENYCREAGVRNLQKQIEKIYRKIALKLVREGVVPEEPAVAVDAEEAEIVTKLDVESTENHVVEESPAPAAKEPKEEAQNEKKAVEKVMIDESNLADYVGKPVFHAEKIYEPTPVGVVMGLAWTSMGGSTLYIETTVVEEGEGKGCLNVTGQLGDVMKESAQIAHTVARKIMLEKEPENQFFANSKLHLHVPAGATPKDGPSAGCTMITSLLSLAMKKPVQKDLAMTGEVTLTGRILPIGGVKEKTIAARRSQVKTIIFPEANRRDFDELAENVKEGLDVHFVDDYGKIFDLAFGYDKQQD; encoded by the exons ATGAAGGGCTTTGAGACACATCTCCTCCGTCTTcaaccttcttctcctcctccttcacTCTCTAATGGTTTCTTGCCTCAAAGGCAAGGCGTAACTAACCTCAAAGTCCCAAACTTTCGCCTTAGATCTCCCTCCTCTCCCTCGATGTTGAAgctcttctcctcctccaccgcTTCACGGGCCCACCACCATCTGTCCCCGGCGATTCGTCCCGGGGCGAGCTCGGTGGAGTCTCCGTTCTTCAAAGCGCTGAGTCATCTCACCGGGTTGAATCGGAGATCGACCTCGCTGGGTGGTCGCCGCGTTTTCTTCTGCTCCGATAACGCCTCCGACGCGGCGGCTGCGGCGGCGGCTGAGGCCGAGGCGAAGGCGGCGGAGTCAGATTCGGATGGGGCTGACGCGAAGTCTTCGTCGGCGATTGTGCCCACTAACCCTAGACCCGAAGATTGCTTAACG GTTCTAGCGTTGCCGGTGGCACATAGGCCTCTTTTTCCTGGGTTTTACATGCCAATCTATGTCAAG GATCCTAAAGTACTGGCAGCGTTACAAGAGAGCAGAAGACGACAAGCTCCCTACGCAGGAGCTTTCCTTCTCAAGGATGACCCGTCAACTGATTCATCTTCAAGCACTGACATGGAGAAAAACATAAATGAGCTGAAAGGCAAAGATTTGCTTAAACGTCTTCACGAAGTTGGCACACTTGCTCAG ATTTCGAGTATCCAAGGGGACCAAGTTATCCTTGTTGGTCATAGACGGCTTCGCATAACAGAGATG GTGAGTGAAGAACCACTTACAGTCAAAGTCGATCATCTTAAG GATAAGCCGTTTGACATGGACGATGATGTCATCAAGGCAACATCCTTTGAAGTTATTTCAACGCTTAGGGATGTACTAAAGACAAGCTCACTATGGAGAGACCACGTCCAGACATATACCCAG CATATAGGTGAATTCACTTATCCACGGTTAGCGGATTTTGGAGCGGCTATATGTGGTGCAAATAGGCATCAAGCtcaagaagttcttgaagaaCTGGAT GTTCATAAACGTCTGCGGTTGACGCTGGAATTGATGAAAAAAGAAAGGGAAATTAGCAAGATTCAG GAAACTATAGCAAAAGCAATTGAAGAAAAAATTAGCGGTGAGCAACGCCGTTACTTGCTAAATGAGCAGCTCAAAGCTATTAAGAAG GAGCTTGGTGTGGAGACAGATGACAAATCTGCACTGTCTG AAAAGTTTAAGGAAAGGATTGATCCTAACAAGGAAAAGATTCCAGCGCATGTGTTACAAGTCATAGAGGAAGAGCTCACAAAACTGCAGCTGTTAGAGGCGAGTTCAAGCGAGTTTAACGTCACCCGTAACTACCTTGATTGGTTGACCATATTGCCTTGGGGAAATTACAG TGATGAAAATTTTGATGTTGTGAGGGCACAACAAATCCTTGACGAGGATCACTATGGCTTATCTGACGTAAAGGAAAGGATACTAGAATTTATTGCTGTTGGAAGGCTTAGAGGCACTTCACAAG GGAAAATCATCTGCCTCTCGGGTCCTCCTGGAGTAGGTAAAACTAGCATTGGTCGATCTATTGCACGTGCTCTTAATCGCAAGTTCTTCCGGTTCTCTGTTGGAGGGTTAGCAGATGTCGCTGAGATTAAG GGGCATCGACGAACATACGTTGGCGCCATGCCAGGAAAGATGGTCCAATGTCTCAAGAGCGTGGGGACAGCAAATCCTCTTGTTCTAATCGATGAGATTGATAAG CTTGGGAGAGGCCATGCTGGTGACCCAGCCAGTGCTTTGTTGGAGCTTCTGGATCCAGAGCAAAATGCAAATTTTCTTGACCACTATCTCGACGTTACCATTGACCTCTCAAAG GTTTTATTTGTGTGCACAGCAAATGTGATAGACATGATTCCAAATCCTCTGCTAGACAGAATGGAGGTGATTAGCATCGCTGGCTACATCACTGATGAGAAAGTTCATATCGCAAGAGACTATTTGGAAAAAACCGCACGTGGAGATTGTGGCATCAAGCCTGAGCAG GTTGAGGTGAGTGATGCAGCTCTTCTTTCACTGATAGAAAATTACTGCAGAGAAGCAGGAGTTAGGAATCTCCAGAAACAGATCGAGAAGATTTACAGGAAG ATTGCTCTTAAACTAGTACGTGAAGGAGTAGTCCCAGAAGAGCCTGCAGTTGCAGTTGATGCCGAAGAAGCTGAAATTGTGACCAAGCTTGACGTTGAATCCACCGAGAACCATGTTGTCGAAGAGAGCCCTGCCCCCGCTGCTAAAGAACCAAAGGAAGAGGCTCAAAACGAGAAGAAAGCGGTTGAAAAGGTTATGATTGATGAATCAAACCTTGCAGATTATGTAGGCAAGCCTGTGTTCCACGCAGAAAAGATCTATGAGCCCACACCGGTAGGAGTTGTGATGGGTCTAGCTTGGACATCAATGGGTGGTTCAACGTTGTACATAGAGACAACTGTCGTGGAGGAAGGTGAAGGTAAAGGTTGTTTGAATGTAACTGGTCAGCTCGGCGATGTGATGAAAGAAAGCGCACAGATCGCTCACACGGTCGCTAGAAAGATCATGCTTGAGAAAGAACCAGAGAACCAGTTCTTTGCGAACTCCAAGCTTCATCTCCATGTTCCTGCAGGAGCTACACCTAAGGACGGTCCAAGTGCAGGCTGCACTATGATCACGTCGTTGTTATCACTTGCCATGAAGAAACCTGTTCAGAAAGATCTTGCAATGACTGGAGAAGTCACTCTAACTGGTAGAATCCTTCCTATTGGTGGG GTGAAGGAGAAAACCATAGCGGCCAGGAGGAGTCAGGTGAAGACTATAATATTTCCGGAGGCAAACCGGAGAGACTTTGATGAGCTTGCGGAGAATGTGAAAGAAGGGCTTGATGTTCACTTTGTGGATGACTATGGAAAGATCTTCGACCTTGCCTTTGGCTATGACAAACAACAAGACTGA
- the LOC106395120 gene encoding germin-like protein subfamily 1 member 16: MRFFKALILIPIAILALVISFAEAYDPSPLQDFCVAIDDLNGVFVNGRFCKDPMRVNAEDFFFSGLNVPGNTSNQVGSNVTTVNVDQIPGLNTMGISLVRIDYAPHGQNPPHTHPRGSEILVLIKGTLYVGFVSSNQDNNRLFAKVLHPGDVFVFPIGMIHFQVNIGKVPAVAFAGLSSQNAGVITIANAVFGSNPPIYPEVLARAFQLDENIVKELQAKFGP, encoded by the exons atgagGTTTTTTAAGGCTCTCATCCTCATTCCTATTGCCATATTGGCTTTGGTAATTTCCTTTGCTGAAGCTTATGATCCAAGTCCACTCCAAGATTTCTGTGTCGCCATTGATGACCTAAATGGTG TTTTTGTGAATGGTAGGTTCTGTAAAGACCCGATGCGAGTCAATGCAGAAGATTTTTTCTTCTCTGGCCTCAACGTGCCTGGGAACACCAGTAATCAAGTTGGCTCCAATGTGACCACGGTTAATGTTGATCAGATCCCAGGGCTAAACACCATGGGCATATCATTGGTGCGCATAGACTACGCTCCACATGGACAAAACCCACCTCACACGCATCCCCGTGGCTCAGAGATCCTTGTCCTTATCAAAGGAACATTATACGTCGGGTTTGTCTCTTCCAATCAAGACAATAACCGTTTATTCGCTAAAGTATTGCATCCTGGCGACGTATTTGTGTTCCCCATTGGAATGATTCATTTTCAGGTAAATATTGGGAAAGTCCCTGCCGTTGCTTTTGCAGGATTGAGTAGTCAGAACGCTGGTGTTATCACAATCGCAAACGCTGTGTTCGGGTCAAATCCTCCTATATATCCAGAAGTTCTAGCCAGGGCGTTCCAGTTGGATGAAAACATTGTCAAAGAACTTCAGGCCAAGTTTGGTCCATGA
- the LOC125580865 gene encoding threonine--tRNA ligase, mitochondrial 1-like: MSWFFLPLGTRVYNKLMEFIKEQYWKRGYTEVITPNMYNMKLWYTSGHAEKYKKNMFTFDIEKQEFRLKPMNCPGHWLMLTALTFNVRT; encoded by the exons ATGAGTTGGTTCTTTCTTCCATTAGGCACTCGTGTATATAACAAGTTGATGGAATTCATTAAAGAGCAATATTGGAAAAGGGGTTACACAGAG GTTATAACGCCGAATATGTACAACATGAAACTGTGGTATACTTCTGGACATGCTGAAAAGtacaagaaaaatatgtttacGTTTGAT ATTGAGAAACAAGAGTTCAGGCTCAAACCTATGAATTGCCCTGGTCACTGGTTGAtgttaaccgctctaacttttaacgtgagaacgTGA
- the LOC111207579 gene encoding solute carrier family 40 member 3, chloroplastic — MVVSMALLRQSPSFELLFHCPVQRTRFLSPAGLSGVRNRFPSCRWLTLTSPASSSYRRLNSFTSRCSITNTDVCHEFVTTTDEEDLPSPPEDHPIPIVHLDNTNIAVTESLSLLTECTYVDTVLTALPVLSEEEQTALAATPAHPEGLYVLYASCLVGNLVEQLWNFAWPSAIAMLHPSLLPVAVMGFVTKLAIIICGPVVGKFMDHSPRVPTYISLNVVQAAAQVLSAGMIIHAYTVPSTLGSSILLQPWFFALILSGAIDTLCGIASGVAIERDWVVLLAGINRPIALAQANAVLNRIDLLCEIAGTMLFGILLSKYDPVTCLKFAATLMMGSLPTMTALIWLTNKFSSGVLDRPKCSQSSCATEGPRSETESIFDLGMEAIKLGWKEYIQQPVLPASLAYVLLCFNIVLTPGSLMTAFLTQRCVNPSVIGGFTGLCAVMGVAATFLSANLVKRFGILKAGAVGLFFQASLLGVAVAVYWSSSLSQKSPLFFFLSMIVLSRLGHMSYGVVGAQILQTGIPSSKANLIGATEISVASLAESLMLGVAIAANDASHFGFLAVLSLLSVVAASLIFCRLLRNPTDEQRRLFSFDPLAN; from the exons ATGGTTGTTTCCATGGCTCTTCTCAGACAATCTCCCTCTTTCGAACTCCTGTTTCACTGTCCTGTCCAAAGAACCCGCTTTTTATCGCCGGCGGGTTTGTCTGGAGTTCGCAATCGTTTCCCTTCTTGTAGATGGTTAACTCTCACCTCACCAGCTTCATCTTCTTATCGCAG GCTAAACAGCTTTACTTCAAGATGTTCGATTACAAACACAGACGTCTGTCACGAGTTTGTCACTACTACTGATGAAGAGGACTTGCCATCTCCACCAGAGGATCATCCAATCCCAATTGTTCATCTTGATAATACAAACATCGCTGTAACCGAGTCTCTAAGCTTACTCACTGAGTGCACTTACGTAGACACCGTTTTAACAGCACTCCCC GTCTTGTCTGAGGAAGAGCAGACTGCACTCGCAGCCACACCTGCTCACCCTGAAGGGTTATATG TGTTATACGCGAGTTGTTTGGTGGGGAACTTGGTTGAACAACTTTGGAATTTCGCCTGGCCTTCCGCCATTGCGATGCTCCATCCGAGCTTGCTACCAGTGGCAGTCATGGGGTTCGTCACCAAACTGGCGATAATCATCTGCGGTCCAGTCGTTGGGAAGTTTATGGATCATAGTCCGAGAGTTCCTACATACATCTCCTTGAATGTCGTTCAG GCAGCTGCTCAAGTGCTGTCTGCAGGAATGATAATTCACGCTTACACGGTTCCTTCCACGCTGGGGTCATCGATTCTTCTGCAGCCTTGGTTTTTTGCACTGATACTCTCAGGGGCCATTGACACGTTATGTGGGATAGCTTCTGGAGTCGCCATAGAACGTGATTGGGTTGTATTG TTGGCGGGAATAAACAGACCAATTGCTCTTGCACAAGCAAATGCTGTCCTCAACAGGATTGATCTGCTTTGCGAG ATCGCTGGGACTATGTTATTTGGCATCCTTTTATCCAAATATGACCCTGTGACCTGCTTAAAGTTTGCTGCTACTCTAATGATGGGTTCTTTGCCTACCATG acGGCTCTCATTTGGCTGACCAACAAGTTCTCCTCTGGAGTTCTGGACCGACCTAAATGCTCCCAGAGCAGCTGTGCTACCGAAGGGCCTCGTTCTGAAACCGAGAGTATAT TTGATTTGGGCATGGAAGCTATTAAGCTTGGATGGAAAGAATACATTCAACAGCCGGTTCTTCCCGCTAGCCTTGCATATGTTCTTCTCTGCTTCAACATCGTTCTAACCCCAGGCAGTTTGATGACTGCCTTTCTAACTCAACGAT GTGTGAATCCATCGGTTATTGGGGGTTTTACTGGACTATGTGCTGTGATGGGAGTCGCTGCAACTTTCTTATCAGCAAACTTGGTCAAAAGATTTGGCATTCTAAAG GCGGGTGCAGTAGGATTGTTTTTCCAAGCTTCACTCCTTGGTGTAGCTGTTGCTGTGTACTGGAGCTCTTCTCTATCCCAAAAGAgcccactcttcttcttcttgtccatGATC GTACTATCAAGGCTAGGCCACATGTCTTACGGCGTAGTGGGAGCTCAGATTCTTCAAACGGGTATCCCATCGTCCAAAGCTAACCTCATCGGTGCAACTGAGATATCAGTGGCTAGCCTAGCCGAGTCTCTGATGCTGGGAGTAGCCATTGCTGCTAATGACGCTTCTCATTTCGGGTTTCTTGCGGTTCTGTCTCTTCTATCAGTAGTTGCAGCCTCTTTGATATTCTGCAGGTTGCTGAGGAATCCTACTGATGAACAAAGAAGGCTCTTCTCCTTTGATCCTCTTGCGAACTGA